A DNA window from Arachis duranensis cultivar V14167 chromosome 3, aradu.V14167.gnm2.J7QH, whole genome shotgun sequence contains the following coding sequences:
- the LOC110278394 gene encoding uncharacterized protein LOC110278394 gives MVKILTEVPNYFLVEVELSHLYHRGSVTKLSPSLASSIPLKLVVPLCVVTHHHLALNRAHAPFLSSLSSAAEAAGPELVIVVAPCLVTVSHSIQRLCCHCCARRRRRQKQLVPGLIVVVVFLLRLSPSASSSPSASFTQPEAGLQFACAFESNEKICQQNLPAKVKVAKAPNRLKIPHVHCCNTSKQL, from the exons aTGGTGAAGATTTTAACCGAGGTTCCAAA TTACTTTCTCGTTGAAGTTGAGCTCTCTCATCTCTATCACCGTGGCTCAGTTACTAAGCTTTCTCCCTCTCTCGCCTCCAGTATCCCACTCAAGCTCGTCGTCCCTCTTTGTGTTGTCACTCATCACCATCTCGCACTCAATCGCGCTCACGCGCCTTTCTTGTCCTCGTTGTCGTCGGCGGCAGAAGCAGCAGGCCCGGAACTGGTCATTGTCGTCGCTCCCTGTCTCGTCACCGTCTCACACTCAATCCAACGCCTTTGTTGCCATTGTTGTGCTCGTCGCCGCCGCCGGCAGAAGCAGCTGGTTCCGGGGCTGATCGTCGTTGTCGTCTTCTTGCTTCGACTTTCGCCATCAGCTTCCTCTTCACCGTCAGCTTCCTTCACACAACCAGAAGCTGGTCTCCAATTTG CTTGTGCCTTTGAATCAAATGAAAAGATTTGTCAACAAAATCTCCCTGCAAAAGTGAAGGTGGCAAAAGCTCCAAACAGATTGAAGATCCCTCACGTCCATTGCTGCAACacaagcaagcagctttga
- the LOC110278395 gene encoding uncharacterized protein LOC110278395: protein MASAESFLVLVHYRGSIKRKTRSGVKFTDKDPLCIIVTPTTTYDALVSSVLEKLGLEGVKRVKKFFYRIPTAVLHDTVKFDCSTIGSDEDLQIMFLCRRQFPEVRTPELLAKLVDVVSSSGGSNRNANTIAAVAGSSSRPAVASSSAPVYEPPMQPVASPSFAVDLSGNVGDEVRYGEHIPTEVHCPTPAGFGDGLFDDPDDDDVEPDMIADESGDDVGTTVPRRATGGSSSGTQQYPPHFPSLDLDAMRQDENALQPSGFGARDTEGSTGMNEFQVGQQFQDKDEALLSVKTYSIRRGVQYKVIESDYRRYVGKCSEFGNGCTWLIRLSLRQRKGIWKVKRYNGPHTCLASSISSDHRSLDYHVISTFIMPMVRANAAVNINVLQNATAAHFGFRPTYRRVWMAKQKAVAVIYGDWDESYNELPRWVLGVQLTMPGTVAVLRTCPVRVGGQVDESQVYFHRLFWTFPPCIQAFRWKLEHPPVAFALVEGENAESWSFFLSHLREHVTPQPGLLVISDRHNGIKAALKAPDGGWLPPAAYRVFCIRHVAANFALTFKGKDVRRLLVNAAYAKTEVEFDNWFDILRSENPAMDNSEYTVAETTPTGSFSLGTYRVSLGSKTCDCGYFQALHFPCPHALACCAYSRLTWQPYVHEVYRLSSVFGVYQMGFTPPIPEGFWPPYAGPTVIPDPSMRRAREGRPRSTRICTNMDEADPNRPKRCGLCRQPGHTRRSCPQAAGPSGTAGNQ from the exons ATGGCTAGTGCGGAGAGTTTCCTAGTGCTGGTACATTACAGAGGGTCGATTAAGAGAAAAACTCGGTCCGGCGTGAAGTTCACTGATAAGGATCCCCTATGTATTATCGTGACGCCAACAACCACCTACGATGCTCTTGTTAGCTCTGTGCTGGAGAAGCTTGGTCTCGAAGGAGTTAAAAGGGTCAAGAAGTTTTTCTACCGCATTCCAACAGCGGTGCTCCATGACACCGTAAAGTTTGATTGTTCCACAATCGGTAGTGACGAGGACTTGCAGATTATGTTTCTTTGTCGTAGGCAGTTTCCCGAGGTAAGGACACCAGAGTTGTTGGCAAAGTTGGTTGATGTGGTATCTAGCTCGGGTGGTTCGAACCGGAATGCCAATACTATAGCCGCGGTTGCCGGCTCGAGCTCGAGACCTGCTGTTGCTTCATCCTCAGCTCCTGTGTATGAGCCACCGATGCAGCCTGTTGCGTCCCCTTCGTTTGCCGTTGATCTGAGCGGCAATGTTGGAGACGAGGTTCGGTATGGGGAACATATTCCCACCGAGGTACATTGTCCCACACCGGCTGGCTTTGGTGATGGTTTGTTTGATGATCCAGATGACGATGACGTGGAGCCAGATATGATCGCTGATGAAAGCGGTGATGATGTTGGAACTACTGTTCCGAGAAGGGCTACAGGTGGATCTAGTTCCGGCACACAGCAGTATCCACCCCATTTTCCGTCGTTGGACCTGGATGCCATGCGGCAGGACGAAAATGCTCTGCAGCCCTCAGGATTTGGCGCTAGAGATACCGAGGGGTCTACCGGTATGAACGAATTCCAGGTTGGCCAACAATTTCAGGATAAAGATGAGGCGCTGTTGAGTGTGAAGACATACAGTATCCGTCGAGGGGTCCAGTACAAGGTCATTGAGTCTGACTACCGCAGGTATGTGGGAAAGTGTTCTGAGTTTgggaatgggtgcacatggCTGATTCGGTTGAGTCTCCGACAGCGGAAGGGTATCTGGAAAGTGAAGCGATACAACGGACCGCATACATGTCTCGCCAGCTCCATCTCCAGCGACCATAGGAGTCTGGACTACCATGTGATATCCACCTTCATTATGCCGATGGTTAGGGCTAATGCAGCTGTGAACATCAATGTGCTTCAAAATGCCACGGCCGCACACTTTGGGTTCAGGCCAACGTACAGGAGGGTATGGATGGCGAAGCAGAAGGCCGTTGCCGTCATATATGGGGACTGGGACGAGTCGTACAATGAGCTCCCTAGGTGGGTTTTAGGAGTTCAGCTGACGATGCCCGGCACTGTAGCCGTCCTCAGGACTTGCCCTGTTCGAGTTGGGGGACAGGTTGACGAGTCTCAGGTTTATTTTCATAGGCTGTTCTGGACTTTTCCCCCTTGTATTCAGGCATTCC GATGGAAACTCGAACATCCTCCCGTGGCATTTGCACTAGTTGAGGGTGAGAATGCTGAGTCAtggtctttctttctttcccacCTCCGTGAGCACGTGACACCTCAGCCGGGTCTGTTAGttatttcagataggcataacGGCATCAAGGCAGCACTCAAGGCTCCGGATGGGGGATGGCTACCCCCGGCTGCGTACCGGGTGTTCTGCATTCGACACGTTGCAGCGAATTTTGCCTTGACGTTCAAGGGAAAAGATGTCCGGAGGCTTCTTGTTAACGCCGCATATGCGAAGACCGAAGTGGAGTTCGACAACTGGTTTGACATTCTCCGCTCTGAGAATCCGGCAAT GGATAACTCGGAGTACACCGTTGCTGAGACGACTCCGACAGGTTCATTCTCTCTTGGTACGTACAGGGTCTCATTAGGGTCTAAGACTTGTGATTGTGGATACTTCCAAGCACTTCATTTTCCCTGTCCGCACGCACTGGCATGCTGTGCTTATTCACGACTTACATGGCAGCCTTACGTCCACGAGGTCTATCGCCTTAGTTCCGTTTTCGGTGTCTATCAGATGGGATTTACACCTCCCATTCCAGAGGGTTTCTGGCCACCTTATGCCGGGCCTACCGTTATACCGGATCCGAGTATGAGGCGTGCGAGGGAGGGTCGTCCTAGATCCACAAGAATTTGCACCAACATGGATGAAGCAGATCCGAACCGGCCAAAGAGATGTGGCCTCTGCAGGCAGCCAGGTCACACCAGGCGTAGTTGTCCACAAGCCGCAGGCCCCAGCGGGACTGCTGGAAATCAGTAG